From Salvia splendens isolate huo1 chromosome 3, SspV2, whole genome shotgun sequence, a single genomic window includes:
- the LOC121794810 gene encoding transcription factor MYB88-like isoform X2, producing MKKKVNSGSDANNGDASKQKERHIVSWSQEEDDILREQIRLHGTENWAIIASKFKDKTTRQCRRRWFTYLNSDFKKGGWSPEEDVLLCEAQKIFGNRWTEIAKVVSGRTDNAVKNRFTTLCKKRAKHEALAKENSTSSYINLNNKRVIFPNGLNAGGSESAAPLKNMRVYVLNTAESHGENLSGECAGINKSQGTFLKKDDPKVLALMQQAELLSSLAIKVNSEKTDQSLESAWMALQDFLKQNKESDLFTLTNPDVDFQLEKFKDLVEDLTNDDEGSRPSWREPDLYESSTASSEYSAGSTLLPIMPGDKVDENQDEICLLHQENGHRMQPDQLDHQQCLAESSRICQTASTDEVNMLTCNNTNDNDEAVCEYSSTEFGSPLHVTPLFGALAATIPSPKFSESEKHFLMKALGMDSTSPSHVANASQPPPCKRSLLHCL from the exons ATGAAGAAGAAGGTAAATAGTGGCAGTGATGCAAATAATGGTGATGCATCAAAGCAGAAAGAGAGGCATATTGTATCATGGTCTCAAGAG GAGGATGATATTCTGAGGGAGCAAATCCGGCTACATGGGACTGAAAA TTGGGCTATTATTGCTTCGAAATTCAAGGATAAAACAACTAGGCAATGTCGACGAAG ATGGTTCACTTATTTGAATTCTGATTTCAAGAAAGGTGGATGGTCGCCTGAGGAAGATGTGCTCTTGTGCGAG GCGCAGAAGATATTTGGAAATAGATGGACAGAGATTGCAAAGGTAGTCTCCGGCAG AACTGACAATGCTGTGAAGAATCGGTTCACCACGCTGTGCAAGAAGAGGGCAAAGCACGAAGCTCTAGCAAAAGAAAACAGCACTTCTAGTTATATAAACTTGAACAACAAAAGGGTTATCTTTCCTAATGGGCTGAATGCAGGAGGATCTGAGAGTGCTGCACCTCTTAAGAATATGAG GGTCTATGTCCTAAATACAGCAGAAAGCCATGGAGAAAACTTATCCGGTGAATGTG CTGGAATTAACAAAAGTCAAGGTACGTTTCTGAAGAAGGATGATCCAAAGGTGCTTGCGCTAATGCAACAAGCAGAACTGCTCAGTTCTCTAGCAATTAAAGTTAACTCAGAGAAGACAGATCAGAGTCTTGAAAGTGCTTGGATG GCTCTTCAAGACTTTttgaaacaaaacaaagaaagtgATCTGTTCACATTAACAAATCCTGATGTTGATTTTCAACTTGAGAAGTTCAAAGACTTGGTGGAGGATTTGACGAATGACGATGAAGGCAGTAGACCATCTTGGAG GGAACCTGATTTATATGAGTCGTCCACAGCCAGCTCTGAGTACAGTGCAGGATCAACTCTGCTGCCAATCATGCCAGGAGATAAAGTTGACGAAAATCAAGATGAAATCTGCTTGCTGCACCAGGAAAATGGACATCGAATGCAGCCGGATCAATTAGATCATCAGCAGTGCCTTGCTGAAAGCAGTCGAATATGCCAAACTGCAAGCACAGATGAAG TGAACATGTTGACTTGTAACAACACAAATGATAATGATGAAGCAGTATGTGAGTACTCTAGCACAGAGTTTGGTTCTCCTCTTCATGTGACTCCCTTGTTCGGAGCATTGGCAGCCACAATTCCCAGCCCAAAATTTTCAGAAAGT GAAAAGCACTTCCTAATGAAGGCACTAGGAATGGATTCTACTTCTCCTAGTCATGTTGCCAATGCTTCCCAGCCTCCGCCATGCAAGAGGTCCCTACTCCATTGTCTATGA
- the LOC121794810 gene encoding transcription factor MYB124-like isoform X1 has protein sequence MKKKVNSGSDANNGDASKQKERHIVSWSQEEDDILREQIRLHGTENWAIIASKFKDKTTRQCRRRWFTYLNSDFKKGGWSPEEDVLLCEAQKIFGNRWTEIAKVVSGRTDNAVKNRFTTLCKKRAKHEALAKENSTSSYINLNNKRVIFPNGLNAGGSESAAPLKNMRVYVLNTAESHGENLSGECGNADHLLRPPFSVLAQNVHSSGINKSQGTFLKKDDPKVLALMQQAELLSSLAIKVNSEKTDQSLESAWMALQDFLKQNKESDLFTLTNPDVDFQLEKFKDLVEDLTNDDEGSRPSWREPDLYESSTASSEYSAGSTLLPIMPGDKVDENQDEICLLHQENGHRMQPDQLDHQQCLAESSRICQTASTDEVNMLTCNNTNDNDEAVCEYSSTEFGSPLHVTPLFGALAATIPSPKFSESEKHFLMKALGMDSTSPSHVANASQPPPCKRSLLHCL, from the exons ATGAAGAAGAAGGTAAATAGTGGCAGTGATGCAAATAATGGTGATGCATCAAAGCAGAAAGAGAGGCATATTGTATCATGGTCTCAAGAG GAGGATGATATTCTGAGGGAGCAAATCCGGCTACATGGGACTGAAAA TTGGGCTATTATTGCTTCGAAATTCAAGGATAAAACAACTAGGCAATGTCGACGAAG ATGGTTCACTTATTTGAATTCTGATTTCAAGAAAGGTGGATGGTCGCCTGAGGAAGATGTGCTCTTGTGCGAG GCGCAGAAGATATTTGGAAATAGATGGACAGAGATTGCAAAGGTAGTCTCCGGCAG AACTGACAATGCTGTGAAGAATCGGTTCACCACGCTGTGCAAGAAGAGGGCAAAGCACGAAGCTCTAGCAAAAGAAAACAGCACTTCTAGTTATATAAACTTGAACAACAAAAGGGTTATCTTTCCTAATGGGCTGAATGCAGGAGGATCTGAGAGTGCTGCACCTCTTAAGAATATGAG GGTCTATGTCCTAAATACAGCAGAAAGCCATGGAGAAAACTTATCCGGTGAATGTGGTAATGCCGATCATCTACTTAGGCCCCCATTTTCTGTACTAGCTCAAAATGTCCATAGTT CTGGAATTAACAAAAGTCAAGGTACGTTTCTGAAGAAGGATGATCCAAAGGTGCTTGCGCTAATGCAACAAGCAGAACTGCTCAGTTCTCTAGCAATTAAAGTTAACTCAGAGAAGACAGATCAGAGTCTTGAAAGTGCTTGGATG GCTCTTCAAGACTTTttgaaacaaaacaaagaaagtgATCTGTTCACATTAACAAATCCTGATGTTGATTTTCAACTTGAGAAGTTCAAAGACTTGGTGGAGGATTTGACGAATGACGATGAAGGCAGTAGACCATCTTGGAG GGAACCTGATTTATATGAGTCGTCCACAGCCAGCTCTGAGTACAGTGCAGGATCAACTCTGCTGCCAATCATGCCAGGAGATAAAGTTGACGAAAATCAAGATGAAATCTGCTTGCTGCACCAGGAAAATGGACATCGAATGCAGCCGGATCAATTAGATCATCAGCAGTGCCTTGCTGAAAGCAGTCGAATATGCCAAACTGCAAGCACAGATGAAG TGAACATGTTGACTTGTAACAACACAAATGATAATGATGAAGCAGTATGTGAGTACTCTAGCACAGAGTTTGGTTCTCCTCTTCATGTGACTCCCTTGTTCGGAGCATTGGCAGCCACAATTCCCAGCCCAAAATTTTCAGAAAGT GAAAAGCACTTCCTAATGAAGGCACTAGGAATGGATTCTACTTCTCCTAGTCATGTTGCCAATGCTTCCCAGCCTCCGCCATGCAAGAGGTCCCTACTCCATTGTCTATGA